Part of the Leptospira ellinghausenii genome, TACCGAAGACGGTATGAGCCTTATCCAAACAACGGAAGGCTTTTTGCAAGAATCGAATGATATCATTCAAAGAATTCGAACTCTTGCAATTCAATCGTCTAACGGTATTTATACTGAAGAAGATCGACAAATGATCCAAGTCGAAGTTTCACAACTTATCGACGAAGTGGACAGAATTGCTTCTCAAGCTGAATTCAATAAAATGAATTTGCTTCAAGGTGATTTTGCTCGAGGATCTAGAGCAACTTCCATGTGGTTCCATATTGGACCAAACATGCACCAAAGAGAAAGAGTGTTCATTGCTACAATGACTGCACGTGCACTTAATCTGAAAGGTCAAAGTGGAGAACTCTTATCTTTATCAACTGCTGATAAGTCAAATGATGCGATCGGAACTTTGGATGCTGCGTTAACACGTATTAGCAAACAAAGAGCAAACTTAGGTGCTTACTTTAACCGTCTTGAGCATGCTGCAAAAGGGCTCATGAACGCTTATGAGAATACCCAAGCTTCCGAGTCTAGGATCCGTGATGCGGATATGGCAGAAGAAACTGTGGCTTTCACAAAGAACCAGATTTTAGTTCAATCTGGAACTGCTATGTTAGCTCAGGCGAATGTTCGTCCACAAGGAGTTCTTTCTCTCCTTCGTTAATTCACGTTAACGAGGTGAGTGGTTAGTGTAACTGAAGAGTTGTAATTAGATAATCAGCCGGCTTTCCCCTGCCAGGTGGCAAAATGAAAGCTCATCCTTGACACCGGACAGGGATTGTCCGGCTAAGAACGAAAAAGAAACCGTTCTTGGTTATACACAAAGGAGTGTAGGCCAATGATTATCAATCACAACATGAGTGCGATCCAATCACATCGTGCTCTCAAGTTTACACAATGGGATGTAGATAAGACCATGAGGAACCTCTCCACTGGGCAAAGGATTAACCTTGCCGGTGATGATGCTTCTGGTCTTGCTGTTTCGGAAAAACTACGAACACAAATTCGTGGTTTACGTCAGGCAGAAAGGAATACGGAAGATGGACTTAGTTTCATCCAGACTGCAGAGGGTTACCTTGACCAGTCGGCTGAAATCATCCAACGAATCCGAACCTTGGCGATCCAGACTTCGAACGGAATCTACACACCTGAGGACAGGCAACTCGTGCAGGTAGAAGTATCTGCGCTGGTGGATGAGATCGATCGAATTGCTTCCCAAGCAGAGTTCAATAAAATGAAACTGTTTGAAGGAGACTTCGCTCGAAAGTCAACGAAAGCATCGATGTGGTTTCACATGGGAGCAAACGCAAAGCAAAGAGAGCGTTTCTACATTGGAACTATGACTTCGAAAGCTCTTAAGATGTCAGAAGGGGCAATTAAAATTGCACTCTCTACACCTGGAAAAGCAGACGAAGCGATTGCAAAAGCGGACTTCGCCTTGAACAAGATCATGAAGCAGAGAGCAGATATGGGAGCTTATCAAAATAGGCTCGAAAGTACTGCAAAAGGCCTCATGGGTGCATACGAAAATATGCAAGCATCCGAATCAAGGATTAGGGACGCAGATATGGCTGAGGAAATGGTAGCGCTCACGACGAAACAAATTCTCGTGCAAAGCGGTACGGCAATGCTAGCGCAAGCCAGCCTCAGACCAAATTCTGTACTACGACTTTTGAATAACGCTTAAGTTGTAGAAGGCAAGAGTTGCCTTAAGACGGTTGCCTCTTCTCGAAGGAAACTTTGAGGAGGGGCTTTTTTATTGTTTCACTTATAATGATAATAGTGATTGGGGTCATCCCACTTTGCCTGTTCTATTGCATTGAGTTTGTTAATGGTGTTTAAGTCATTTTTCATTGCAGTTGTATTTCCTAAGGCATTTTGTATTTTCGCACGTAATTCTAGTGCAGGGATAAAGTCTTTCATTAGTTCCAATGCACGATTACAGTGAGAAAGAGCTTTTTCATAATCTTTATTCTCAAATAAGATTTCTGCCATTGTATTCCAGACCCCATGAGTGAAGGAAGGATCTACCATGGATAAGTATTCTCGATAAAGAGTTAGAGCTGTTTCATAGGATCCTTTTTCTTTTTCTTCTCTCGCCTTATCTAAGGTTGCCAGAGCTTTTTTTGCGTCCACTTTCATCAGTGATTCATAGTATACAGTTTCCAACAAATGTCAACATTCACTCTTCATTTTTTCCATCGAATGAACATTCTTCCATTGCAGGTCTTATTGGAAGTCTCCAAAAATCATTTAACTACAATTTTATGCAGACAATCATTGGAAATCTTAAAAATCAAAAAGAATCATTTTGAAAAAAGGTTGAATCCGTTTTGTTTTTAAGGTGATACTGATCAATTACAATGAAATGGATATACCTTTTACTCGGAGACCCAAAAAAACACTCACTCGAACATCGGTTATTTAATACAGTATCCCTTGTAAATGGAGTATTAAATTTACTGGGAGTTTTTGGCGTTTTGTACTTAGAGAATTATTTGATTCTCATCTGTCTGAATGTGGGTTCTGGGTTTCTCATGCTTGTCATGTACTACTTAAGCCGAGTCAAAAGTATCTACTTCATTTTGTATTGGCCTTTTAACTTAACGATTTTGTTTTATCTTGCATCGATGTGGTTTTTTAATGGCGGATCCATTGGTGGGAATCATTATTATTTGATTCCATCGCTTGTGATTGCACTGATCCTCATTCGGAATCATAATATATGGATTGTTTATTCTATTTATATTGGTGTCTCTGCTTCTCTCTATACAGTGGAATACTTTCACAAAGATTGGGTCACAGGGTATGCCACTGAAATGGATCGGTATATGGATGCTGGTGGAAATTATTTATTCGTACAAATTCTGACTGGGATTTTGATATTTATCCTAAGTCGTAATTTGAATATAGAGAGAAAAAAATCAGAAGCCTTACTTCTCAATATCCTTCCAGAACCCATTGCCGATGAATTAAAAAGAGAAGCAAGAGTTGTACCAAAACGGTTCGAAAAAACTTCCGTACTATTTTGTGATATGGTTGGGTTTACCAAAATTGCAGAGACTATGAATGCTGAAGTTTTAGTCCACGAACTCGACCAAATCTTTCGTGCTTTTGATCGTATCTGTAAAGAAAATCGAATGGAAAAAATCAAAACCATAGGTGATGCTTATATGGCAGTTGGTGGAATTCCAAACGAAAATACTACGAATGCCGTAGATGCAGTGTTATGTGGTCTTGGGTTCCAGTCATATATGGCAGAACAAAAAGAAATCCATCAATTGCATGGTAGAGTTTTTTGGGAAATCCGATTGGGAATCCATATTGGACCACTTGTTGCAGGTGTAGTCGGTAGTGATAAGTTTGTCTATGATGTTTGGGGTGATACAGTAAATACAGCAAGTAGGCTCGAGAGTAGTGGTGTTGTTGCCGAAGTGAATATTTCGCGTTCCGTTTATGAAGAAGTCCAAAAAATCTTCGAATGTGAACCAAGAGGTTTTGTTTCGATCAAAAACAAAGCAGACATTGAAATGTATTTGGTGAAGGGATTTTTACCTGAATATGCAAGTCCCATCGACTCCAAACTTCCCAACGAATTATTCCAAAGGCTTTATAAAACGGGTGCTTTGTTTTATACAAATGAAGTTGAATCATAACCGAATCCCTTTGCTCCTGGCGGATTCTAAAAAATGGATCCAAATGGTAATTTGGATCCAGGTAATGTTTCTCCAATGTGTTCCGCATCTAGAAGGAAAGGAGAAGATCGAGAAATTTACAATTCAAACGAAAGAAGGAAACATATTTACTCTATCGAATGATTGCCAATCGAAGTCAAAATTAATGGTCTTTGTTCATGGGTCTCCTGGAAATGGTTCCGATTTTTTGCCTTATTTGGAAGATAAGGATTTCCAAACTCATTTTTGTATGTTGTCTCCTGATCGGCTTGGATTTGGCTTATCAGAACAAGAGGAATTTATTGCCAGTCTGAATGCCCAAGGTAAAGTTATTTCGGAAATGATCCAATCGTTTATAGAGAACCAAAAACTGGCAGTGACTTCCATTATCATTGTTGGACATTCTTATGGAGGACCCGTTTCTATGAAGTCCTTCCTCTTACTAAGTGAAAATTTAAAAAAGAATGGAAAGGTTTTTTTAATCTCGGCACCAATGGATCCCATATATGAAGAACTTAGATTTTATAATCATCTTGCAAAGAGTGCTATCGTTGAATGGATTTTGCCCAAGTCTTGGGTGCGAAGTAACGAAGAAATGTTCCAATTAAAACAAGACTTAATCGGTTTGGGACTTGAATTGAGACAATCTCAGGTTCCGGTTGTCATGATCCACGGCGATTCGGATGGGCTAGTCCCTTGGGAACACACAAGATTTTTGAATCATGAATCATACAAAGGTGGATCAAAAGTGTATCTTCTTTCGGGAGGGAGTCATTTTATCCCTTGGACAAGGTTTTCTGAAATCAAATCAATTGTATTCAAAGAGGTCTCCTTATGAAATTAATTCTATTCCATCCTTATAGTTTTTATATCGCTAGAACATTGATTGTTCTGATCATAGGACAAACTTTATATTTTAAATTTACTGGTTCAGAAGAATCTAAGTACATCTTTACTGTTCTTGCGATGGAACCGTGGGGGAGAATCGGTTTGGCGATTTTAGAAACCATTTGTATTATACTCCTATTGTTCCCACGTTTGGTTTGGTTAGGCGCGCTATTGGCATCAAATCTAATGTTAGGTGCAATTTTATCTCATTTAGTGTTTTTGGGCATTGTTGTCCACAATGATGGTGGATTACTTTTTATTTTAGCCCTTGTTGTATTCCTATTGTCTCTGTATGTTGTGTACTATGAGAGAAATAAAATTCCTTATCTTAGGGACTTTTTTCCAATCGACTGAATTTTTTTCGGTACTCGTTGTGATTTCTAATCAATTGGAACAATTTTCCATATGGGTAAAAATGAATTCCTTTTTTGTAGTTTTGGTACCCAATCTCAAAGATGAATCTCCATTGATTCCATAAAATGGAATAACTTTGTCTGATTGAAAACTTGGGATCATATAAATTGGTAGATTCGCTTGTCACTCCATTCAGTTCAATGATTTTAAATCCTTTTCCTTCTTGGAATTTTTTTACATCATGAAACCGTATATCAAACCTACCGAAATAGAATCCTTTTGTCCTGTCTCCTATTTTGATCAATTCTGTTTTTAGTTTATTTGTGAGGAGATAACCTCCGTCCTGGAACATACAACCTTGGATATGGTTTCCAATGGAACCAATCCTTTGTTTTTCTCCAAGTGGTATGATTTGCTGTAATTTTCCAAAATTGTGTTTTTTATGAGTTTCCATTTGGAAACGGAATCTGGGATGATTTTCGATCAATGATTCTAATGTTGAAATTCCATCTCCAATGATTTCAGGAAACACTTTGTCAGTCACAGAAAAAATCATTCCTCGTGAATCATTGGGATACCTG contains:
- a CDS encoding flagellin N-terminal helical domain-containing protein, translated to MIINHNLAAINSHRVLKFQNEEVSKNMEKLSSGMRINRAGDDASGLAVSEKMRTQVNGLRQAERNTEDGMSLIQTTEGFLQESNDIIQRIRTLAIQSSNGIYTEEDRQMIQVEVSQLIDEVDRIASQAEFNKMNLLQGDFARGSRATSMWFHIGPNMHQRERVFIATMTARALNLKGQSGELLSLSTADKSNDAIGTLDAALTRISKQRANLGAYFNRLEHAAKGLMNAYENTQASESRIRDADMAEETVAFTKNQILVQSGTAMLAQANVRPQGVLSLLR
- a CDS encoding flagellin N-terminal helical domain-containing protein, with product MIINHNMSAIQSHRALKFTQWDVDKTMRNLSTGQRINLAGDDASGLAVSEKLRTQIRGLRQAERNTEDGLSFIQTAEGYLDQSAEIIQRIRTLAIQTSNGIYTPEDRQLVQVEVSALVDEIDRIASQAEFNKMKLFEGDFARKSTKASMWFHMGANAKQRERFYIGTMTSKALKMSEGAIKIALSTPGKADEAIAKADFALNKIMKQRADMGAYQNRLESTAKGLMGAYENMQASESRIRDADMAEEMVALTTKQILVQSGTAMLAQASLRPNSVLRLLNNA
- a CDS encoding tetratricopeptide repeat protein, which translates into the protein MLETVYYESLMKVDAKKALATLDKAREEKEKGSYETALTLYREYLSMVDPSFTHGVWNTMAEILFENKDYEKALSHCNRALELMKDFIPALELRAKIQNALGNTTAMKNDLNTINKLNAIEQAKWDDPNHYYHYK
- a CDS encoding adenylate/guanylate cyclase domain-containing protein, coding for MKWIYLLLGDPKKHSLEHRLFNTVSLVNGVLNLLGVFGVLYLENYLILICLNVGSGFLMLVMYYLSRVKSIYFILYWPFNLTILFYLASMWFFNGGSIGGNHYYLIPSLVIALILIRNHNIWIVYSIYIGVSASLYTVEYFHKDWVTGYATEMDRYMDAGGNYLFVQILTGILIFILSRNLNIERKKSEALLLNILPEPIADELKREARVVPKRFEKTSVLFCDMVGFTKIAETMNAEVLVHELDQIFRAFDRICKENRMEKIKTIGDAYMAVGGIPNENTTNAVDAVLCGLGFQSYMAEQKEIHQLHGRVFWEIRLGIHIGPLVAGVVGSDKFVYDVWGDTVNTASRLESSGVVAEVNISRSVYEEVQKIFECEPRGFVSIKNKADIEMYLVKGFLPEYASPIDSKLPNELFQRLYKTGALFYTNEVES
- a CDS encoding alpha/beta fold hydrolase — translated: MFLQCVPHLEGKEKIEKFTIQTKEGNIFTLSNDCQSKSKLMVFVHGSPGNGSDFLPYLEDKDFQTHFCMLSPDRLGFGLSEQEEFIASLNAQGKVISEMIQSFIENQKLAVTSIIIVGHSYGGPVSMKSFLLLSENLKKNGKVFLISAPMDPIYEELRFYNHLAKSAIVEWILPKSWVRSNEEMFQLKQDLIGLGLELRQSQVPVVMIHGDSDGLVPWEHTRFLNHESYKGGSKVYLLSGGSHFIPWTRFSEIKSIVFKEVSL
- a CDS encoding DoxX family protein, whose protein sequence is MKLILFHPYSFYIARTLIVLIIGQTLYFKFTGSEESKYIFTVLAMEPWGRIGLAILETICIILLLFPRLVWLGALLASNLMLGAILSHLVFLGIVVHNDGGLLFILALVVFLLSLYVVYYERNKIPYLRDFFPID